In the genome of Streptomyces sp. NBC_00190, one region contains:
- a CDS encoding outer membrane protein assembly factor BamB family protein encodes MRMTAVVGMALSLGLVAGCSGGSGSGSGPDAKAGGETPKAGESASSAPKGPVYKGAPVAGLAKQQAWSLPTDAARTCAGDASKGDKSERSICALGDAVIVTGDRSGDPGSSGFTAQLLDAKSGELRKKFDFESPAEGAKQYSAERLVQVSQWRDGSPALLIRTRVDTPATDLKKASTQTVLTMYAPSGDKLGSSTFDGETHLTTPVRGGYLVDTSAAGGNAKFIPIGDGETLTPNFTWLESKGKVGPGLGYSWTTDISYQPAANWLIATDIRSGKKAWSTKELAPPAAIAKLVTDKTATTARLTSLHGDEAVLEWSEYGKSEAVLTSIDLKTGRRIAEGPGIDTNGTIEDDGYAVSPDGKTAVVQYGKGAVAWNTETGKELWHQAKDEKNITPQALPGNGVLYAYLEGGKKAAFDVRDKKLLTAEIEELPQFTANGYAIVRSADGFFAFATQPV; translated from the coding sequence ATGCGTATGACGGCAGTGGTCGGCATGGCACTGTCGCTGGGGCTTGTCGCGGGATGCTCCGGGGGGTCGGGGTCGGGGTCGGGGCCGGATGCCAAGGCCGGCGGGGAGACGCCGAAGGCCGGGGAGTCCGCATCTTCTGCCCCGAAGGGCCCGGTCTACAAGGGCGCGCCGGTAGCCGGGCTGGCCAAGCAGCAGGCATGGAGTCTGCCGACTGACGCCGCGAGGACCTGTGCGGGCGACGCGTCCAAGGGGGATAAGTCGGAGCGCAGCATCTGCGCCCTGGGAGACGCCGTCATCGTCACCGGCGACCGCAGCGGGGACCCGGGCTCGAGCGGTTTCACCGCCCAGCTCCTCGATGCCAAGAGCGGCGAGCTGCGTAAGAAATTCGACTTCGAGAGCCCCGCGGAGGGGGCCAAGCAGTACTCGGCGGAGCGGCTCGTGCAGGTGAGCCAGTGGCGGGACGGGTCACCGGCACTGCTGATACGTACCCGCGTCGACACGCCGGCGACGGACCTGAAGAAAGCCTCCACACAGACCGTACTGACCATGTACGCGCCGTCCGGCGACAAGCTGGGGAGCTCGACCTTCGACGGTGAGACCCACCTGACCACCCCGGTCCGGGGCGGCTACCTCGTGGACACCAGCGCGGCCGGCGGCAACGCCAAGTTCATCCCGATCGGCGACGGGGAGACCCTGACCCCCAACTTCACGTGGCTCGAAAGCAAGGGGAAGGTCGGCCCCGGCCTCGGCTACTCCTGGACGACGGACATCTCCTACCAGCCCGCAGCCAACTGGTTGATCGCCACGGACATCCGCTCGGGCAAGAAGGCGTGGAGCACGAAGGAGCTCGCGCCCCCGGCAGCCATCGCCAAACTGGTCACCGACAAGACGGCGACCACCGCGCGGCTGACGTCGCTGCACGGCGACGAGGCCGTCCTCGAATGGTCCGAGTACGGCAAGTCCGAAGCGGTCCTGACGTCGATCGACCTCAAGACCGGTCGCCGGATCGCCGAGGGCCCGGGCATCGACACCAACGGCACCATCGAAGACGACGGCTACGCCGTCTCCCCCGATGGCAAGACCGCCGTCGTCCAGTACGGCAAGGGCGCCGTCGCCTGGAACACGGAGACCGGCAAGGAGCTGTGGCACCAGGCGAAGGACGAGAAGAACATCACGCCGCAGGCCCTTCCGGGCAACGGCGTCCTCTACGCGTACCTGGAGGGCGGCAAGAAGGCTGCCTTCGACGTCCGGGACAAGAAGCTGCTGACCGCCGAGATCGAGGAATTGCCGCAGTTCACGGCGAACGGGTACGCCATCGTCCGCAGCGCTGACGGCTTCTTCGCCTTCGCCACCCAGCCCGTCTGA